In one Sporomusa sphaeroides DSM 2875 genomic region, the following are encoded:
- a CDS encoding LysR family transcriptional regulator: MTLRHFKIFVSVCDNMNMTAAAEALFMSQSAISQAIAELEKHYDNRLFERLSRKLYLTHAGERLLSYARHMIGMNEDIEKAMKTLQESGSIRLGASVTIGANVLPKLVSDYKKSNPKTKIEVFESNTEQIESRILHDQTDVALVEGETVSPDIISVPFMEDELILICSSKHRFADLAVIEAHELEKEDFIIREKGSGTRKTAEDVLAVHNLSWRASWTCNNADTIKMAVAEGLGISIISKRAVTNEVRSGMLCMKEIKGIRFERKFKIVFHKNKYLTEQMKDFIKLCSEGQYC, encoded by the coding sequence AGCTCTTTTTATGTCGCAATCTGCTATCAGCCAAGCCATTGCAGAGCTTGAAAAACACTATGATAATAGACTCTTTGAACGGCTTTCAAGAAAGCTTTACCTGACCCACGCGGGTGAAAGATTACTCAGTTACGCTCGGCATATGATTGGAATGAACGAGGACATTGAAAAGGCTATGAAGACACTGCAGGAAAGCGGTTCTATTCGCCTTGGGGCAAGCGTTACAATCGGTGCCAATGTGCTGCCGAAATTAGTGTCAGATTACAAAAAGTCTAATCCGAAAACAAAGATTGAAGTTTTTGAAAGCAATACAGAACAGATTGAAAGTCGAATCCTGCATGATCAAACAGATGTTGCCCTTGTAGAAGGGGAAACCGTCTCGCCGGATATTATCAGTGTGCCGTTCATGGAAGACGAACTGATCCTCATTTGCAGTAGTAAACATCGTTTTGCAGATCTTGCTGTGATAGAAGCGCATGAACTTGAAAAGGAAGATTTTATCATACGCGAAAAAGGCAGTGGAACCCGTAAAACAGCAGAAGATGTCCTGGCAGTACATAATCTTTCATGGAGAGCATCATGGACATGTAATAATGCCGATACCATCAAAATGGCTGTGGCTGAGGGGCTGGGTATATCAATCATCTCAAAACGCGCAGTAACAAATGAAGTCAGGTCAGGCATGCTGTGCATGAAAGAAATAAAAGGTATTCGCTTTGAGCGTAAATTCAAAATTGTTTTTCACAAAAACAAATATCTCACTGAACAAATGAAAGATTTCATAAAATTATGCTCAGAAGGACAATATTGTTAA
- a CDS encoding uridylate kinase, producing MKSFDIELVGKIGSMALIRKAEHDIDYNVFSRIGRELQPGMIWVSSGAVEIGRLDYIKRTGRELEGPKDNIMTDYSAQGQAILMEEYRRYIPKAYSVRQFLVEHTHFNDAEKRKNIYEALMRCVEQKAIPIVNYNDAVSFEANRCWELEQLRFSGHERVVECIDNDETASVISTLVHARYLLIFTSADGIYLDPNNPATLVERVEGKDEEELIAAIDELQSHCIGASRSGAGGAKAKLEFIKEPVRQGTTVMIASPRYSIKEVLTGNCPRTVFQIR from the coding sequence ATGAAATCTTTTGATATTGAATTGGTAGGAAAAATTGGTTCAATGGCCTTAATCCGGAAGGCGGAACACGATATTGACTACAATGTATTTAGTCGTATTGGCCGGGAACTGCAGCCGGGGATGATTTGGGTTAGTTCCGGTGCGGTAGAAATTGGGCGTTTGGATTATATCAAGCGTACGGGCCGGGAACTGGAAGGCCCCAAAGATAACATAATGACCGATTACTCTGCCCAAGGGCAAGCCATTTTAATGGAGGAATATCGGCGGTACATACCCAAAGCTTATTCCGTGCGGCAGTTTTTAGTTGAACATACGCATTTCAATGATGCAGAGAAACGAAAAAATATCTATGAGGCTTTAATGCGTTGTGTTGAGCAAAAGGCAATTCCTATCGTCAATTATAACGATGCGGTCAGCTTTGAGGCAAACCGCTGCTGGGAGCTTGAGCAACTGCGCTTCAGTGGACATGAACGGGTTGTAGAATGTATTGATAACGACGAAACAGCTTCAGTCATTTCGACATTGGTACATGCCAGATATTTACTGATATTCACTTCTGCCGACGGCATTTATTTAGATCCCAACAATCCAGCAACATTGGTTGAGCGGGTGGAGGGAAAAGACGAGGAAGAACTGATTGCTGCGATTGACGAATTACAAAGCCATTGTATAGGAGCGAGCCGCTCCGGGGCTGGCGGGGCTAAAGCAAAGTTGGAATTTATCAAAGAGCCTGTTCGTCAGGGAACAACGGTTATGATTGCAAGTCCGCGTTACAGCATAAAAGAAGTACTTACCGGCAACTGTCCCCGGACAGTATTCCAAATCAGATAA
- the nifJ gene encoding pyruvate:ferredoxin (flavodoxin) oxidoreductase, whose translation MPRKTKTMDGNTAAAYISYAFTDVAAIFPITPSSNMAESVDEWAAQGKKNIFGQTVEVVEMQSEGGAAGAVHGSLQAGALTTTYTASQGLLLMIPNMYKIAGELLPGVFHVSARVVGANAISIFGDHSDVMAARQTGFALLAESSVQQVMDLAAVAHLAAIKGSVPFLNFFDGFRTSHEVQKIEVLEYDELAGLLDKEAVAKFRRGALHPDHPSLRGTVQNSDVHFQQREVSNRYYQALPDIVEGYMAEITRLTGREYHLFNYHGAPDADRLIIAMGSMCETIEEVVDYLNAGGEKVGLLTVHLYRPFSLEHFFKYIPKTVKRIAVLDRTKEMGALAEPLYLDVKTAFYGKDWQPEIFGGRCGVGGKDVIPSHIEGVFANLKADQPKDNFTVGILDDVTHLSLPYGQDIDTTAPGTKACKFWGLGSDGTVGANKSAIKIIGEHTDMYAQAYFVYDAKKSGGVTISHLRFGKQPIKSPYLITKADFIACHNQSYVSNYNVLDGLKPGGSFLLNCRWSAEELDKELPAAMKRYLAKNDIHFYTIDAVGIAQELGLGGRINMIMQAAFFKLADIIPLTDAITYLKDAVVKSYGSKGEKIVAMNQAAIDKGAEALVRITIPATWSKAEAGKAAERQAPEFINKILVPVNRQEGDSLPVSAFAGLESGSYPLGTSAYEKRGIAVDVPVWIPENCIQCNQCSFVCPHAAIRPVLATSEEVTKAPAGFQVKTANGAKELSFRLGVSPYDCTGCGNCVQVCPAKEKALHMEPLATQLAQAALWDYALTLAPKPNPVNPLTVKGSQFEQPLLEFSGACAGCMETSYAKLVTQLFGDRMMVANATGCSSVWAGSIPSIPYTTNHRGHGPAWANSLFEDNAEFGLGMHIAVKQMRKQVALAVEQAAKEFAGGELAQACTEWLTGKDTSQGTRARADRLIAVLEQYKGDNPLLNELYDNRDFLVKRSQWIFGGDGWAYDIGFGGLDHVLATGEDVNILVFDTEVYSNTGGQSSKATPTAAIAKFAASGKKTKKKDLGLIAMSYGYVYVAQIAMGADQSQTLKAIAEAEAYPGPSIIIAYAPCINHGLKLGMGCSQLEAKRAVDSGYWSLYRYNPEQKAAGKNPFVLDSKEPTMDFKEFLMGEVRFSSLIQQFPEQAESLFAKTEQDAKERLAVYKRLARQE comes from the coding sequence ATGCCAAGAAAAACAAAAACCATGGACGGCAACACAGCGGCAGCCTATATATCCTACGCCTTTACCGATGTAGCAGCCATCTTCCCCATTACCCCGTCATCCAATATGGCGGAAAGTGTCGACGAGTGGGCGGCACAAGGCAAGAAAAATATCTTCGGGCAGACAGTAGAAGTTGTAGAAATGCAGTCAGAAGGCGGTGCCGCCGGTGCTGTTCACGGTTCGCTGCAGGCAGGTGCGCTGACTACCACCTATACTGCTTCCCAAGGCTTGTTATTAATGATCCCCAATATGTACAAAATTGCCGGCGAGTTATTGCCTGGCGTCTTCCATGTAAGTGCACGGGTAGTGGGGGCCAACGCCATCAGCATATTTGGCGACCACTCCGACGTTATGGCCGCCCGTCAGACCGGCTTTGCCTTATTGGCTGAAAGCAGTGTTCAGCAGGTCATGGATTTGGCTGCTGTCGCGCATTTGGCAGCCATCAAGGGAAGTGTGCCTTTTTTGAACTTCTTTGACGGTTTCAGAACCTCGCATGAAGTGCAAAAGATTGAAGTGCTGGAGTATGATGAACTGGCCGGTTTATTGGACAAAGAGGCGGTGGCTAAGTTTCGGCGGGGTGCATTACATCCTGACCATCCCAGCCTGCGCGGTACGGTGCAAAATTCTGATGTCCATTTCCAGCAGCGTGAAGTCTCCAACCGCTATTACCAGGCCCTGCCGGACATTGTGGAAGGTTACATGGCCGAAATTACCCGCCTGACCGGACGGGAATACCATCTGTTCAATTACCATGGCGCGCCGGATGCCGACAGACTGATTATCGCCATGGGGTCGATGTGTGAAACCATCGAAGAAGTAGTAGACTATCTTAACGCCGGCGGTGAAAAAGTCGGTTTATTGACTGTGCATCTCTACCGGCCGTTCTCTCTTGAGCATTTCTTTAAATATATCCCTAAAACCGTAAAACGGATTGCCGTCCTGGACCGGACCAAAGAAATGGGAGCTTTGGCCGAACCGCTGTATCTGGATGTGAAGACTGCTTTCTACGGCAAAGACTGGCAGCCTGAAATCTTCGGCGGACGCTGTGGCGTTGGCGGCAAGGATGTCATCCCCAGCCATATCGAGGGTGTTTTTGCCAACCTGAAAGCCGATCAACCCAAGGACAACTTTACCGTCGGCATCCTTGATGATGTCACCCATTTATCGCTGCCCTACGGCCAGGATATTGACACCACCGCCCCCGGCACCAAAGCCTGCAAATTCTGGGGCCTTGGCTCAGACGGCACGGTTGGTGCCAATAAGAGTGCCATTAAGATTATCGGTGAGCATACCGATATGTATGCCCAAGCCTACTTTGTCTATGATGCCAAAAAATCCGGCGGTGTGACCATCTCCCATCTCCGCTTTGGTAAACAGCCCATCAAATCGCCCTATCTTATCACTAAGGCCGATTTCATTGCCTGCCACAACCAGTCTTACGTATCTAACTACAACGTGCTGGACGGACTCAAACCGGGCGGCAGCTTCCTGCTAAACTGCCGGTGGAGCGCCGAAGAACTGGACAAAGAGCTGCCGGCAGCCATGAAGCGGTACCTGGCGAAAAACGACATTCACTTTTATACCATTGACGCTGTCGGCATTGCTCAGGAACTTGGCCTTGGCGGGCGGATTAACATGATTATGCAGGCCGCCTTCTTTAAACTTGCCGACATCATTCCCTTAACCGATGCCATTACCTACCTTAAGGACGCCGTGGTCAAATCCTACGGCAGCAAAGGGGAAAAAATCGTGGCGATGAATCAGGCCGCCATCGACAAAGGGGCAGAAGCCCTTGTCAGGATTACCATTCCCGCCACCTGGAGCAAGGCAGAGGCAGGTAAGGCCGCAGAGCGGCAAGCCCCTGAATTTATCAACAAGATACTGGTTCCTGTGAACCGTCAGGAAGGAGACAGCTTGCCGGTAAGTGCCTTTGCCGGCCTGGAATCCGGCAGCTACCCGCTGGGAACCTCTGCGTATGAAAAACGCGGCATTGCTGTTGATGTCCCCGTATGGATACCAGAAAACTGCATTCAGTGCAACCAATGCTCCTTTGTCTGCCCACATGCCGCCATTAGGCCGGTATTGGCAACCAGCGAAGAAGTGACTAAAGCCCCGGCAGGATTTCAGGTAAAGACAGCCAACGGTGCCAAAGAACTAAGTTTCCGCCTGGGCGTCTCCCCTTATGACTGCACCGGCTGTGGCAATTGTGTCCAGGTTTGTCCGGCCAAGGAAAAAGCCTTGCATATGGAGCCGCTGGCAACACAACTGGCACAAGCGGCATTGTGGGATTATGCGTTAACCCTTGCTCCTAAACCAAATCCGGTAAATCCACTCACCGTTAAAGGCAGTCAATTTGAACAGCCACTCCTGGAGTTCTCAGGTGCCTGTGCCGGCTGTATGGAAACCTCCTATGCCAAGCTGGTAACCCAACTGTTTGGCGACAGAATGATGGTAGCCAACGCCACCGGCTGCTCATCAGTATGGGCAGGGAGTATACCTTCTATTCCTTATACTACAAACCATCGCGGTCATGGCCCGGCCTGGGCAAATTCCCTGTTCGAGGATAACGCCGAATTCGGCCTGGGCATGCATATTGCCGTCAAGCAAATGCGTAAGCAAGTGGCGCTGGCGGTGGAACAAGCCGCTAAAGAGTTTGCCGGCGGCGAACTGGCGCAAGCTTGCACAGAATGGCTTACCGGCAAGGACACCAGCCAGGGAACCAGAGCCAGGGCAGATAGACTGATTGCGGTGTTAGAACAGTATAAAGGCGACAACCCCTTGCTTAACGAGCTATATGACAACCGCGACTTTTTGGTCAAACGCTCACAATGGATATTTGGCGGTGACGGCTGGGCCTATGATATCGGTTTTGGCGGGCTTGATCATGTGCTGGCAACCGGGGAAGATGTCAATATTCTGGTCTTTGATACCGAGGTGTACTCCAATACCGGCGGGCAATCCTCCAAAGCCACGCCCACAGCGGCCATTGCCAAATTTGCCGCCAGCGGCAAAAAGACCAAGAAAAAAGATCTGGGCCTGATTGCCATGAGCTATGGGTATGTCTATGTCGCCCAGATTGCCATGGGAGCCGACCAAAGCCAGACCTTGAAAGCCATTGCCGAAGCCGAGGCTTACCCCGGACCTTCCATCATCATTGCCTATGCTCCCTGTATTAATCACGGACTGAAGCTGGGTATGGGCTGCAGCCAGCTGGAAGCCAAACGGGCGGTAGATAGCGGTTATTGGTCACTGTACCGGTATAACCCGGAGCAAAAAGCAGCCGGTAAGAATCCGTTTGTGCTGGACTCCAAAGAGCCGACCATGGACTTCAAGGAATTCCTGATGGGCGAAGTGCGTTTCTCCTCCCTCATACAGCAATTCCCTGAACAGGCGGAAAGCTTGTTTGCTAAGACGGAGCAGGACGCTAAGGAGCGGTTAGCGGTTTATAAACGGTTGGCCAGGCAAGAATAG
- a CDS encoding PLP-dependent transferase yields MKLGVSDNLVRFSVGIENVEDLKQDILQALSKV; encoded by the coding sequence ATGAAGCTGGGGGTCAGTGATAATTTAGTACGGTTTTCAGTGGGAATAGAAAATGTTGAAGACTTAAAACAGGATATCCTCCAGGCTTTGTCGAAGGTCTGA
- a CDS encoding LysR family transcriptional regulator substrate-binding protein, which produces MLRNGIINLKPNRERPHCPALSERFIMPALGRDVDVVALFQENNLNPNIQFSTLENFAAMAMIEQGLGMSIMNELITRKWQCDVVKLPLSPPQQITLGIALPSLDNASPTVKRFVKYAVDRLTC; this is translated from the coding sequence TTGCTTCGCAATGGCATCATAAATCTAAAGCCAAATAGGGAACGTCCCCATTGTCCGGCCTTGTCTGAGCGTTTTATCATGCCTGCGCTTGGACGCGATGTTGATGTAGTCGCACTGTTTCAGGAAAACAATTTAAACCCAAATATCCAATTTTCTACATTGGAAAACTTTGCTGCTATGGCTATGATTGAACAAGGATTAGGAATGAGTATTATGAATGAGCTGATCACTCGCAAATGGCAATGTGATGTGGTGAAACTTCCGCTTTCCCCTCCACAGCAGATCACCTTGGGTATCGCACTTCCATCATTGGACAATGCATCTCCGACGGTTAAACGCTTTGTCAAATATGCTGTAGATCGATTAACTTGTTAA
- a CDS encoding LysR family transcriptional regulator: MESARCKAFLAAVEAGSFSKAAEVLNYTPSGVSQLVSALENELGFSLLRRNKKGVIPTENGEKMLPAVREFLLQENRIYQLAAEMNGRLIGSITIAAYSSIATHWLPSVIRAFQEDYPQIQIKLMEGIRQKVTKWLDEKIADVAFLSYKDPMPYDWIPLAEDQMLAILPKTHPLAKEASYPLQNCEYERFIMPALGRDVDVVALFQENNLNPNIQFSTLENFAAMAMIEQGLGMSIMNELITRKWQCDVVKLPLSPPQQITLGIALPSLDNASPTVKRFVKYAVDRLTC; this comes from the coding sequence ATGGAGAGTGCAAGATGTAAGGCATTTTTAGCCGCTGTTGAGGCTGGGAGTTTTTCCAAGGCGGCAGAAGTTTTAAATTATACGCCCTCCGGGGTGAGCCAACTTGTCAGTGCTCTTGAAAACGAACTTGGCTTCTCGCTGTTGCGCCGAAACAAAAAAGGGGTAATACCAACTGAGAATGGAGAAAAAATGCTGCCTGCTGTGCGGGAATTTCTTTTGCAGGAAAATCGCATTTACCAACTTGCAGCTGAGATGAATGGCCGTCTAATAGGCAGTATTACAATCGCTGCCTATTCCAGTATTGCAACACACTGGCTGCCAAGTGTTATTCGGGCTTTTCAAGAGGATTATCCACAAATTCAAATCAAACTAATGGAAGGGATACGGCAGAAAGTAACTAAATGGCTGGATGAAAAAATCGCAGATGTGGCTTTTTTGAGCTACAAAGACCCGATGCCTTACGACTGGATACCGCTTGCTGAAGATCAAATGCTGGCCATATTGCCGAAAACACATCCACTTGCTAAAGAAGCGTCGTACCCGCTTCAAAATTGTGAATATGAGCGTTTTATCATGCCTGCGCTTGGACGCGATGTTGATGTAGTCGCACTGTTTCAGGAAAACAATTTAAACCCAAATATCCAATTTTCTACATTGGAAAACTTTGCTGCTATGGCTATGATTGAACAAGGATTAGGAATGAGTATTATGAATGAGCTGATCACTCGCAAATGGCAATGTGATGTGGTGAAACTTCCGCTTTCCCCTCCACAGCAGATCACCTTGGGTATCGCACTTCCATCATTGGACAATGCATCTCCGACGGTTAAACGCTTTGTCAAATATGCTGTAGATCGATTAACTTGTTAA